A stretch of Pelecanus crispus isolate bPelCri1 chromosome 3, bPelCri1.pri, whole genome shotgun sequence DNA encodes these proteins:
- the DST gene encoding dystonin isoform X6 → MNSSSYSYHSSDSLFSNSTCARTSVDSNENFLSVNCGPTLIKSCISFGNHGTLEGNRLEMLQQIANRIQRDSRSCEDKLILARNALQSDTKRLESGLQFQHEAEIAGYLLESENLLRQQVIDAQILIDGKYYQADQLVQRVAKLRDELMAIRTECSSVYSKGHALTTEQTKLMISGITESLNSGFTTNLTPELNAAMTQGLTPSLTSSSLTSGLSSGLTSRLTPTVTPAYTPGIPPRLIQSYVTGVDGGTLQTLKLMQIRKPLMKSAFVDQNLTEEEVNMKFVQDLLSWVEEMQVQLDRTEWGSDLPSVESHLENHKNVHKAIEEFESSLKEAKISEIQMTAPLKLSYAEKLHKLESQYSKLLNTSRNQERHLDTLHNFVSRATRELIWLNEKEEEEVAYDWSERNPNITRKKEYHAELMRELDQKEEVIKSVQEIAEQLLLENHPARLTIEAYRAAMQTQWSWILQLCHCVEQHLRENAAYFEFFSDAKEAMEYLKNLKDTIYRKYSCDRSSSLHRLEDLVQESMEEKEQLLQYKSTVAGLVGRAKAIIQLKPRNPDCILKTSIPIKAICDYRQIEITIYKDDECVLANNSHRAKWKVISPSGNEAMVPSVCFTVPPPNKEAIDTANRIEQQFQNVLALWHESHVNMKSVVSWHYLTNEIEAVQAGNVASIKTMLPGEHQQVLSNLQSRFDDFVEDSQESKIFTSSDTAQLEREVNVCKQYYQELLKSAEREEQEESIYNLYISEVRNIRLQLESCEERLIRQIRTPMERDDLHESVFRISEQEKLKKELDRLKDDLGVITDKCEEFFSKAAGSPSVPTLRSELNVVIQNMNQVYSMSSIYIDKLKTVNLVLKNTQGAESLVKLYETKLCEEEAVTADKNNIENLMGTLKQWRSEVDEKRQVFHALEDELQKAKMISDQMFKMHKERDLDFDWHKEKVDQLAERWQNIHSQIENRLRDLEGINKSLKYYKDTYNSLDTWIQQVEDTQRKIQEIHPENSKALAKQLNQHKMLVSEIEMKQSKIDECQKYSEQYSAAVKDYELQTMTYRAMVDSQQKSPVKRRRMQSSSDFIIQEFMDLRTRYTALVTLMTQYIKFAGDSLKRLEEEEILKNKEASVREAYSDLMAQQNSTIDENRKLMGKVKTLEEMLEDMKKQKFQVEQELPKVREAAEREWKKQQKDMEEICLQKTKAEQEAKQCRIDLESIAKEKADAEQELECVRQLIFQAETQRSILEENLRAFRNQIEESTFTRRNLEENLRRKDTNLHDLEQQKKTLMQELKKKTEGEEKLMKLIKQMEQDLEFKGNLSELKLQEKEKTEATRTVVEGRYSVTRETSMPTFTAGQSSQCRTDSEITSFQKKQEAKKVEELKQKIDELTLANKKADKTIKDLKYELNEVELQKSSTEEKSRLLKEKLDKVNSELKCLKIKLEEKDQVEQGYLQQLKELDKQLHRTTDKAEEMMQEAIDLKKIKMNYQEELKSVQQEKTQLRREVEELTRSQTKTEITIKHLNSQISSLQKEKLAAEHRTQSCKGEANHLQDQYRKIQEQLLQKTKVEKENQQEIQMLKNELAKSNQVSETLKRKIEDLNKWNTETKLLMKQIQTESEKMTLEKQSIQRKNDALKALADGFKEQLRTTNEQLHKQTITEQEFICKIKSLEVDLAKTKDLASEYKQKCDKQSASTLTIDQEVKNLHAQMNALTMEKRVNEQKIQLQQVHIQELSSKLKKLQDELHQKTLDEQMAHKKMILFQEESIKFKHSAEEFRKKVEKLLETHSITEKDISGIKLECVALQQEKHMAEENIMFYKIQMEDLQERLKKCHEQLQQGKQAEMDYHQKCRKLEEELEVQKRMVESLKQKMDLQVKESEHRFLLLQNEVQQNNKLQDSGFKLSCERRGNDFNYLSGTAAREFEQLPPHAKPSSPLLRQKQERSGFKSDQIEENTLYVSADDTIPREVQFQMSRINQSLEEDASPQSFTEFVSQMSTQFQITFDKASQISGTSERDKLRNRNLHSSRQTIRHGEDMKHELGVVKLHPLEIVKNKQYDMHVEVTTLNQENDKTFGNEERMFEGYKTSEGFRREDCAKMSSFLGEEILKTVDDATQLEYFTEEYDDIKFQGLRHDVTARQLAEVKLLDRLTVEQLRSGQKTIDEVQKSLEKFLTKPTAIAGLYLESSKEILSFALAARRRIIGKALALAFLEAQAATGFIIDPTTGQKFPVDDSVVRGLADNEFKSRLLEAEKAVLGYCCSGKVMSVYQAMEARLLERQKGKNILEAQIASGGVIDPVRSVRVPPETAVQLGLLNNTILKFLHEPSSNAKCFHNPNNRKAMYYCDLLKMCLFSVSSKCVLLPVGERKISSPSAEKSHKISVVDIKTGAEMTSYEAYQKNCVDKATYLELSKQEFDWKESTCFDSDGNSFLLLTDLKTGVQFNIEETLNQGRIGRALVNKYKEGLITINEFGDILVSSSQPKKDLNSPIAGFWLSETNERIPVLKASRKNLVDRVTALRCLEAQVSTGGIIDPFTGKKYSVSEALQRELIDDGCAKQIQQCELVFTGIIHPVRNTVMSAVEAMHVNAVDKEMGMRCLEYQYLTGGLIDPKSHSRLTMEDAIKNGIIDAVTATKMQDEKLYVKVLTCPKTKKKLTYKEALERAVFDCHTGLRLLEAAQPMKTGISSLYYNS, encoded by the exons ATGAATAGCAGTAGTTATAGCTATCATAGCAGCGATTCATTGTTTAGCAACAGTACTTGTGCTCGAACCAGCGTTGACTCTAAcgaaaatttcctttctgttaatTGTGGTCCCACACTGATTAAGTCTTGTATAAGCTTTGGTAATCATGGCACCTTAGAAGGAAACAG GCTGGAAATGCTGCAGCAGATTGCGAACAGAATTCAGCGGGACAGCCGGAGCTGTGAGGACAAACTAATACTTGCCCGGAACGCTCTGCAGTCT GACACCAAGCGATTAGAGTCAGGGCTCCAGTTCCAACATGAAGCAGAGATAGCTGGGTATCTTCTTGAATCTGAGAACCTTCTCCGCCAGCAAGTGATTGATGCCCAAATTCTTATTGATGGAAAATACTATCAGGCAGACCAGCTTGTGCAAAG AGTTGCAAAACTTCGTGATGAACTGATGGCCATACGGACCGAATGTTCTTCTGTGTACAGCAAGGGGCATGCACTGACAACAGAGCAGACAAAGCTGATGATATCAGGAATAACCGAAAGCTTAAACTCAGGATTTACAACAAACCTAACACCTGAATTAAATGCTGCAATGACCCAAGGTTTAACACCTAGTTTGACTTCTTCCAGCTTGACATCTGGCCTTTCATCAGGTCTTACTTCCAGACTTACACCAACCGTCACTCCCGCTTACACACCAGGCATCCCACCACGGTTAATTCAAAGCTATGTGACAGGAGTAGACGGTGGGACTCTGCAAACACTCAAACTCATGCAAATCAGAAAACCTCTTATGAAATCAGCTTTTGTGGATCAGAACTTAACAGAAGAAGAGGTGAACATGAAATTTGTCCAGGACCTATTGAGCTGGGTGGAAGAAATGCAG GTGCAACTTGATCGAACAGAATGGGGTTCAGATTTACCAAGTGTTGAAAGCCATTTAGAAAATCACAAAAATGTCCACAAAGCTATTGAGGAATTTGAATCCAGCCTTAAAGAAGCTAAAATCAGTGAG ATCCAAATGACTGCCCCTCTTAAACTCAGTTATGCAGAAAAATTGCACAAACTGGAGAGTCAGTATTCAAAACTATTG aacaCATCGAGAAACCAGGAGAGGCATCTAGATACTCTTCACAATTTTGTGTCTCGTGCTACTAGAGAGCTGATATGGCTGAAcgaaaaagaagaggaagaggttgCATATGACTGGAGTGAAAGAAACCCCaatataacaagaaaaaaggaataccATGCA gaattaatgaGAGAACTTGATCAAAAAGAAGAAGTTATTAAATCAGTACAAGAAATAGCTGAGCAATTGCTTCTTGAAAATCACCCAGCCAGACTAACCATTGAG GCCTACAGAGCTGCAATGCAGACACAATGGAGCTGGATTCTTCAGCTCTGTCACTGTGTTGAGCAACATTTGAGAGAAAATGCTGCATATTTTGAG TTTTTCAGTGATGCCAAAGAAGCCATGGAATATTTAAAGAATTTGAAAGATACCATATACCGAAAATACAGTTGTGATAGATCAAGCAGCCTTCATAGGCTGGAAGACCTTGTCCAGGAGTCTATG gaagaaaaagagcaacTCTTGCAGTATAAGAGCACAGTAGCAGGCCTTGTGGGGAGAGCAAAGGCAATAATTCAGCTGAAGCCAAGGAACCCTGACTGTATACTCAAAACATCCATCCCAATTAAAGCCATCTGTGACTATAGACAAATTGAG ATAACTATTTACAAAGATGATGAGTGTGTATTAGCAAACAACTCCCATCGTGCTAAATGGAAAGTCATTAGCCCGAGTGGTAATGAGGCCATGGTTCCATCTGTATGCTTTACAGTTCCTCCACCAAACAAAGAAGCAATAGATACAGCCAACAG GATTGAACAGCAATTTCAGAATGTTCTGGCCCTTTGGCACGAGTCACATGTAAACATGAAGAGTGTGGTGTCCTGGCATTACCTGACAAATGAAATTGAAGCTGTTCAAGCTGGCAATGTTGCCTCG ATAAAAACGATGTTGCCAGGTGAACATCAGCAGGTTCTAAGCAATTTGCAGTCCCGCTTTGATGATTTTGTGGAAGATAGCCAGGAGTCAAAAATCTTTACAAGCTCTGATACAGCACAGCTGGAAAGAGAAGTTAACGTTTGCAAGCAATACTATCAAGAGCTTCTGAAGTCTGCAGAAAGAG aggagcaggaagaaTCTATTTACAATCTGTACATCTCTGAAGTCAGAAATATTAGACTTCAGCTGGAGAGTTGTGAGGAGCGGTTAATACGGCAGATCCGAACCCCAATGGAAAGGGATGATCTACATGAAAGTGTGTTTAGGATTTCAGAGCAAGAG aaactgaagaaagaactGGATCGACTGAAGGATGATCTGGGAGTCATTACAGATAAATGCGAAGAGTTTTTCAGTAAAGCTGCTGGTTCACCTTCAGTCCCTACTCTGCGCTCTGAACTCAATGTTGTTATTCAGAACATGAACCAAGTTTATTCCATGTCTTCCATTTACATAGATAA attaaaaactGTAAATTTAGTGCTGAAGAACACCCAAGGAGCAGAATCATTAGTAAAACTGTATGAAACTAAGTTGTGTGAAGAAGAGGCAGTAACGGCTGACAAAAACAATATTGAAAATCTGATGGGTACATTAAAG CAATGGAGATCTGAAGTAGATGAGAAAAGACAAGTGTTCCATGCCTTAGAGGATGAactgcagaaggcaaagatgATCAGTGATCAGATGTTTAAAATGCACAAGGAGCGTGATCTTGACTTTGACTGGCATAAAGAAAAAGTTGATCAGTTAGCCGAGAGGTGGCAAAACATTCATTCTCAAATTGAAAACAG gttGCGTGACTTAGAAGGTATTAATAAATCACTGAAGTATTACAAAGATACTTACAACTCTTTGGACACGTGGATTCAACAAGTGGAAGATACTCAGCGAAAGATTCAAGAAATCCATCCTGAAAACAGCAAAGCATTGGCTAAACAGCTGAACCAGCATAAG ATGCTGGTTTCTGAGattgaaatgaaacaaagcaaaatagatGAATGCCAGAAGTATTCAGAACAATACTCAGCTGCTGTGAAG gACTATGAGTTGCAGACTATGACCTACAGAGCTATGGTTGACTCCCAACAAAAATCTCCAGTGAAACGCCGAAGAATGCAGAGCTCATCAGACTTCATTATTCAAGAG TTCATGGATTTGCGGACTCGTTACACTGCCTTAGTGACCTTGATGACCCAATACattaagtttgcaggtgacTCCTTGAAAAgactggaagaggaagag attttaaagaaTAAGGAAGCATCAGTGCGTGAGGCATATTCAGATCTAATGGCACAGCAAAACAGCACAATTGATGAGAACAGAAAACTCATGGGTAAGGTAAAAACACTTGAGGAGATGTTGGAGgatatgaagaaacaaaaattccaaGTGGAACAGGAGCTCCCTAAAGTGAGGGAAGCTGCAGAAAGAGagtggaagaagcagcaaaaggacATGGAAGAGATCTGTCTTCAGAAGACCAAGGCTGAGCAAGAGGCAAAGCAGTGTCGTATAGATCTAGAGAGCAttgcaaaagagaaagcagatgcAGAGCAGGAGTTGGAGTGTGTAAGGCAGCTCATTTTTCAGGCAGAGACTCAAAGAAGTATACTAGAAGAAAACCTCCGTGCTTTTCGAAATCAAATAGAAGAAAGCACCTTTACCAGAAGAAACCTGGAAGAGAATCTAAGAAGAAAAGATACTAATCTTCATGATTtagagcaacaaaaaaaaaccttaatgcaggagctgaagaaaaaaacagaaggagaggagaaactTATGAAACTGATAAAGCAAATGGAACAAGATCTTGAATTTAAAGGGAATCTATCAGAACTAAAGctgcaagaaaaagagaaaactgaagcCACAAGGACAGTTGTTGAAGGCAGGTACTCTGTAACTAGAGAAACTTCCATGCCAACTTTCACGGCTGGGCAAAGCAGCCAGTGTAGGACTGATTCTGAAATTACAAGTttccagaagaaacaagaaGCCAAAAAAGTAGAAGAGCTTAAACAGAAGATAGATGAGCTAACTCTTGCTAACAAAAAAGCTGATAAAACTATTAAAGACCTGAAATATGAACTGAATGAAGTTGAGCTTCAGAAATcatcaacagaagaaaagtctcgtttattaaaagaaaaactagatAAAGTCAATAGTGAGCTTAAATGCCTAAAAATTAAGTTGGAGGAAAAAGACCAAGTAGAGCAGGGATATTTGCAACAGTTGAAAGAACTGGACAAGCAGCTGCATAGAACCACAGATAAAGCTGAAGAGATGATGCAAGAAGCTATAGATCTTAAGAAAATTAAGATGAACTATCAGGAGGAGCTGAAATCTGTTCAGCAAGAAAAGACACAGCTAAGAAGAGAAGTAGAGGAATTAACTAGATCACAGACAAAAACTGAAATCACTATCAAACATTTGAATTCACAAATCAGTTCTCTTCAAaaagagaagctggcagctgaaCACAGAACACAGTCGTGCAAAGGAGAAGCAAACCATCTTCAAGACCAATATAGGAAAATTCAAGAACAGTtgcttcaaaaaacaaaagtagagaaagaaaaccagcaggaaATTCAGATGCTGAAGAATGAATTAGCCAAAAGTAATCAGGTGTCAGAAACATTGAAAAGAAAGATAGAGGACCTTAATAAATGGAATACTGAGACAAAACTACTGATGAAGCAAATTCAGACTGAATCAGAGAAGATGactttggaaaaacaaagtattcagaggaaaaatgatGCATTAAAAGCCCTAGCAGATGGTTTCAAAGAGCAACTGCGTACAACAAATGAACAATTGCACAAGCAAACAATAACTGAGCAAGAATTcatatgtaaaattaaaagcCTAGAAGTTGATCTAGCAAAAACTAAAGACTTAGCTAGtgaatataaacaaaaatgtgaTAAACAAAGTGCTTCCACCCTAACCATTGACCAGGAGGTTAAAAATCTGCATGCCCAAATGAATGCTCTAACTATGGAAAAGAGAGTGAATGAGCAGAAGATACAACTACAACAAGTTCATATACAAGAGCTAagtagtaaattaaaaaaattacaggatgAACTCCATCAGAAGACTCTGGATGAACAAATGGCACACAAGAAGATGATTCTGTTTCAGGAAGAATCCATTAAGTTTAAACACTCTGCAGAGGAATTTAGGAAAAAGGTTGAAAAATTACTGGAAACCCATAGCATCACAGAAAAGGACATTTCTGGCATAAAACTAGAATGTGTTGCtcttcagcaggaaaagcatATGGCTGAGGAAAACATCATGTTCTACAAGATACAAATGGAAGATCTGCAAGAAAGGCTTAAAAAATGTCACGAACAACTACAGCAAGGGAAGCAGGCTGAAATGGACTATCATCAGAAGTGCAGGAAACTTGAGGAAGAATTGGAAGTGCAGAAGCGCATGGTTGAGagcttgaaacagaaaatggacCTGCAGGTCAAGGAGAGTGAACACAGGtttcttttgcttcagaatgaagttcagcaaaataATAAACTCCAGGATTCTGGATTTAAATTGAGCTGTGAGAGAAGAGGGAATGATTTCAATTACCTGAGTGGCACTGCAGCCAGAGAATTTGAACAGCTTCCTCCACATGCAAAACCTAGCTCACCTTTGTTAAGGCAGAAACAGGAGAGATCCGGTTTTAAATCTGatcaaatagaagaaaatacattgtaCGTGAGTGCTGATGATACAATACCGAGAGAGGTGCAGTTCCAGATGTCAAGAATAAACCAATCACTAGAAGAAGACGCAAGCCCACAGTCTTTTACAGAGTTTGTTTCTCAAATGAGTACGCAGTTCCAGATAACTTTTGATAAAGCAAGCCAAATCTCTGGAACATCTGAAAGGGACAAATTGAGAAACAGGAACCTACACAGTTCCAGACAAACTATTAGACATGGAGAAGACATGAAACATGAATTAGGAGTAGTAAAACTGCATCCCTTGGAG ATAGTGAAGAACAAGCAGTATGACATGCATGTTGAAGTCACCACATTAAACCAAGAAAATGACAAGACTTTTGGTAATGAAGAGAGAATGTTTGAGGGATACAAAACATCCGAAGGGTTTAGGAGAGAAGACTGTGCAAAGATGAGCTCTTTCTTAGgggaagagattttaaaaactgttgatGATGCTACTCAGTTGGAATATTTTACAGAGGAATATGATGATATTAAATTTCAAGGTCTCCGACATGATGTAACTGCCAGACAGTTGGCTGAAGTTAAACTTTTAGACAGGCTCACAGTTGAGCAGCTCCGTTCAGGGCAGAAAACTATTGATGAGGTTCAGAAAAGTCTTGAAAAATTTTTAACTAAACCTACAGCTATAGCTGGGCTGTACCTTGAATCCAGCAAAGAGATACTCTCTTTTGCTTTAGCAGCAAGGAGAAGAATCATAGGAAAAGCATTGGCATTAGCATTTTTAGAGGCCCAAGCAGCTACTGGTTTCATCATTGATCCCACAACAGGTCAGAAATTCCCTGTTGATGATTCAGTTGTTAGAGGGCTTGCAGATAATGAATTCAAGAGCAGACTGCTTGAGGCAGAGAAAGCTGTTTTAGGCTATTGCTGTTCTGGGAAAGTGATGTCTGTGTATCAGGCTATGGAAGCTCGACTCttagaaaggcaaaaaggtaaaaatatccTTGAGGCTCAAATTGCAAGTGGGGGGGTCATTGATCCTGTAAGAAGTGTTCGTGTACCTCCAGAAACCGCCGTGCAGCTTGGCTTGCTTAAtaacacaattttaaaatttttgcatgAACCTTCTAgtaatgcaaaatgttttcacaatCCAAATAACAGGAAAGCTATGTACTACTGTGAtttgctgaaaatgtgtttgttcaGTGTAAGCAGCAAATGCGTTCTGCTTCCAGTtggtgaaaggaaaataagcagcCCATCAGCAGAGAAAAGTCATAAAATTTCTGTAGTAGACATCAAAACAGGAGCTGAAATGACTTCATATGAGGCTTATCAAAAAAATTGTGTTGATAAAGCTACATATCTTGAGCTTTCCAAACAGGAATTTGATTGGAAGGAGTCTACATGTTTTGACTCTGATGggaattcttttcttttgcttacgGATCTTAAAACTGGTGTACAGTTTAATATTGAGGAGACCTTAAATCAGGGTAGAATTGGCAGAGCATTAGTTAATAAATATAAGGAGGGTTTAATCACAATTAATGAGTTTGGTGATATTTTAGTTAGCAGttcacagccaaaaaaagatttaaacagTCCTATTGCAGGGTTCTGGCTTTCTGAAACCAATGAAAGAATTCCAGTTTTAAAAGCCTCGCGCAAAAACTTGGTAGATAGAGTTACTGCCCTCCGGTGTCTTGAAGCTCAGGTTAGTACAGGAGGCATAATTGATCCATTTACTGGGAAAAAGTACAGTGTTTCAGAAGCTTTGCAAAGGGAGTTAATTGATGATGGTTGTGCCAAGCAAATCCAGCAGTGTGAACTCGTCTTTACTGGGATCATTCACCCTGTAAGGAACACAGTTATGTCAGCTGTTGAAGCTATGCACGTAAATGCCGTAGACAAAGAAATGGGTATGCGCTGCCTGGAGTATCAGTACTTGACTGGTGGGTTGATAGATCCAAAGTCTCATTCCAGATTAACAATGGAAGATGCAATTAAGAATGGTATTATTGATGCTGTCACAGCTACAAAGATGCAAGATGAAAAATTGTATGTTAAAGTTTTAACATGCCCCAAGACAAAGAAGAAGTTAACCTACAAAGAAGCTTTAGAGAGAGCTGTTTTTGATTGCCACACGGGGCTGCGACTGTTGGAAGCAGCTCAGCCCATGAAAACAGGAATTTCCAGTCTTTACTATAATTCATAA